One Streptomyces formicae genomic window, CGCCGGAGACGGGCGAGCCCATGACGCTCACCGTGCTCCCCGACCGCTCGGTCCTGCACACCTCGCGCGACGGCACGCTGCGCCTCACCGACGCCGCGGGCAACACCAAGGTCGCGGGCAAGATACCGGTCTACTCGCACGACGAAGAGGGCCTCCAAGGCGTCGGCCTCGACCCGAAGTTCAGCGAGAACCGCGCGATCTACCTCTATTACGCGCCGCCGCTCGACACCCCCGCGGGCGACGCCCCCGAGAACGGCACCGCCGAGGACTTCAAGAAGTTCGACGGCGTCAACCGCCTCTCCCGCTTCGTCCTGAAGGCCGACGGCACGCTCGACAACGCCAGCGAGAAGAAGGTCCTCGACGTCCCCGCGAGCCGAGGCACCTGCTGCCACGTCGGCGGTGACATCGACTTCGACAAGGACGGCAACCTCTACCTCTCGACCGGCGACGACTCCAACCCCTTCGCCTCCGACGGCTTCACGCCCATCGACGAGCGCGCCGACCGCAACCCCGCCTTCGACGCGCGGCGCAGCGCGGGCAACACCAACGACCTGCGCGGCAAGATCCTGCGCGTCAAGGTCGCCGACGACGGCTCCTACACCGTGCCGGACGGCAACCTCTTCGCCAAGGGCACCGAGAAGACCCGCCCCGAGATCTACGCGATGGGCTTCCGCAACCCCTTCCGGATGAGCGTCGACAAGCCGACGGGCATCGTCTACGTCGGTGACTACGGGCCCGACGCGGGCGCGGCCGACCCCAAGCGCGGACCCGCCGGACAGGTCGAGTTCGCCCGCGTGACCAAGGCGGGCAACTTCGGCTGGCCGTTCTGCACCGGCAAGAACGACGCCTACGTCGACTACGACTTCGCGACGAAGACCTCCGGCGCCGCCTTCGACTGCGCGGCGCCGAAGAACGATTCCCGGCACAACACGGGCCTGACCGACTTGCCGCCCGCGCAGGAGGCATGGATTCCGTACGACGGCGGATCCCTCCCCGAGTTCGGCTCGGGGTCCGAGTCCCCGATGGGCGGACCCGTCTACCGCTACGACGCCGCGAACACCTCCCCGGTGAAGTTCCCCGAGGCGTACGACGGCGACTTCTTCGCGGGCGAGTTCGGCAGGCGCTGGATCAAGCGCATCGAGCAGGGCGCGGACGGCACCGTCTCGAAGATCAACCCGTTCCCGTGGACCGGCACCCAGGTCATGGACATGGAGTTCGGCCCCGACGGCGCGCTCTACGTCCTGGACTACGGCACCGCCTGGTTCGGCGGCGACGAGAACTCCGGCCTCTACCGCATCGAGAACGCCACCGAGGGCCACTCCCCGGTCGTCGAGGCCGGCGCGTCCAAGACGAGTGGTCAGGCTCCGTTGCGGACCCAGTTCACCGCCAAGGCCACGGACGCCGAGGGCGGGACGCTCACCTACGCCTGGGACTTCGGCGACGGCGGCAAGTCGACCCAGCAGAACCCCACGTACACGTACAAGAAGAACGGCGTCTACACGGCGACCGTGACCGTCAAGGACTCCACCGGGCGCACCGGTTCGGCGAGCGCGCACCTCACCGTCGGCAACACCGCGCCCAAGGTGACCCTCGAACTCCCCGCCGACGGGCAACTGTTCACCTTCGGCGACAAGGTGCCCTTCAAGGTGAAGGTGACCGATCCGGAGGACGGCGCGATCGACTGCGCCAAGGTCAAGGTCACGCACATCCTCGGCCACGACAGCCACGGCCACCCGGTGACCTCCGCGAACGGCTGCTCGGGCACCATCCAGACCTCGGCCGACGGTGAGCACGACCCGAACGCCAACATCTTCGGGGTCTTCGACGCCGAGTACACCGACAAGGGCGCCAACGGCCAGCCCGCGCTGACCACCCACGACCAGAACGTCGTCCAGCCCAAGCACCGCCAGGGCGAGCACTACGGCGACTCCAAGGGCGTCTCGATCGTGAACCACGCCCCGGCGCACGGCGGCAAGACCGTCGGCGACATCCACAACGGCGACTGGGTCTCGTTCAAGCCGTACGTCCTCGGCAAC contains:
- a CDS encoding PQQ-dependent sugar dehydrogenase, yielding MHRKRLRLHKALALATGTLLTGASLAIAVPQAGAVPADPSSTAAAPVAEDFQQVTLAKGAPETGEPMTLTVLPDRSVLHTSRDGTLRLTDAAGNTKVAGKIPVYSHDEEGLQGVGLDPKFSENRAIYLYYAPPLDTPAGDAPENGTAEDFKKFDGVNRLSRFVLKADGTLDNASEKKVLDVPASRGTCCHVGGDIDFDKDGNLYLSTGDDSNPFASDGFTPIDERADRNPAFDARRSAGNTNDLRGKILRVKVADDGSYTVPDGNLFAKGTEKTRPEIYAMGFRNPFRMSVDKPTGIVYVGDYGPDAGAADPKRGPAGQVEFARVTKAGNFGWPFCTGKNDAYVDYDFATKTSGAAFDCAAPKNDSRHNTGLTDLPPAQEAWIPYDGGSLPEFGSGSESPMGGPVYRYDAANTSPVKFPEAYDGDFFAGEFGRRWIKRIEQGADGTVSKINPFPWTGTQVMDMEFGPDGALYVLDYGTAWFGGDENSGLYRIENATEGHSPVVEAGASKTSGQAPLRTQFTAKATDAEGGTLTYAWDFGDGGKSTQQNPTYTYKKNGVYTATVTVKDSTGRTGSASAHLTVGNTAPKVTLELPADGQLFTFGDKVPFKVKVTDPEDGAIDCAKVKVTHILGHDSHGHPVTSANGCSGTIQTSADGEHDPNANIFGVFDAEYTDKGANGQPALTTHDQNVVQPKHRQGEHYGDSKGVSIVNHAPAHGGKTVGDIHNGDWVSFKPYVLGNATKLTARVASAGSGGTLEVRSGSVGGRLLGSAKVAPTGSWETYADVSTALSKPPKTTTTLFLVFKGSGTGALYDVDDFTFTTS